A window from Trinickia violacea encodes these proteins:
- a CDS encoding LysR family transcriptional regulator → MNLRFLETFVWLARLRSFRLTAERLHATQAAISSRISALEQELGVRLFERGPKEATLTQDGTKALPFAEQMLKLNQAMLSAVGDRSKVSGLLRLGAIESIVHTWLPDLLKRIREEYPNLVIELTSDTTANLSTQLVNGHIDVSFQTTSIAGSDMTSVALGSLPMRWMASPALNLSAQALTETELAAYPVISFARHSPPHEFLTALFAASGDVQVQINCLSSVAAIIRLVVDGFGIAVLPPAFVMRELEAGQLQLLQVTHRVPALPLVAAFPRTPDSLLAESIARLALNVVLDFSLKHGPEFALFPPTAADSRV, encoded by the coding sequence ATGAATCTGCGATTTCTGGAAACGTTCGTCTGGCTGGCGCGGCTGCGCAGCTTTCGTCTGACGGCCGAGCGGCTGCACGCGACACAAGCCGCGATTTCCAGCCGCATTTCGGCGCTCGAACAGGAGCTCGGCGTGCGGCTCTTCGAGCGCGGCCCCAAGGAAGCGACGCTCACCCAGGACGGCACCAAGGCGTTGCCGTTTGCCGAGCAGATGCTCAAGCTGAATCAGGCGATGCTCTCGGCCGTCGGCGACCGCTCGAAGGTGTCGGGATTGCTGCGGCTAGGCGCGATCGAATCGATCGTTCATACGTGGCTGCCGGATCTCCTCAAGCGCATCAGGGAGGAATATCCGAATCTCGTGATCGAGTTGACGAGCGACACCACCGCCAATCTGTCGACGCAACTGGTGAACGGCCACATCGACGTCTCGTTTCAAACGACGAGCATCGCCGGATCGGACATGACAAGCGTCGCCCTCGGCAGTCTTCCCATGCGCTGGATGGCAAGCCCGGCGCTCAATCTGTCCGCGCAGGCGCTGACGGAGACCGAGCTGGCCGCTTACCCCGTAATCAGCTTTGCGCGTCATTCGCCGCCGCACGAGTTCCTGACGGCGCTGTTCGCCGCCAGCGGCGACGTGCAGGTGCAAATCAATTGCTTGTCGTCGGTGGCGGCGATCATCCGGCTCGTCGTCGACGGATTCGGCATCGCCGTGCTGCCTCCCGCGTTCGTCATGCGCGAACTCGAAGCCGGTCAATTGCAGCTGCTGCAAGTGACGCATCGAGTGCCCGCGCTGCCGCTCGTCGCCGCGTTTCCGCGCACGCCCGACAGCCTGCTTGCCGAATCCATCGCCCGGCTCGCGCTCAATGTCGTGCTCGACTTCAGCCTGAAGCATGGGCCCGAGTTCGCACTGTTCCCGCCGACCGCTGCCGACTCGCGCGTCTGA
- a CDS encoding response regulator transcription factor, producing MQSADEAVYVVDDDARVREALSALLRANGKSVRAFSSGKAFLDAPLGDAVACAILDMRMPGMSGLEVQKLVACDSHIPVIFVTGRGDIPSTVLAMKGGAVDFLTKPIDEDVLMRAVDAALAKACVLRREAADAAALEARYQTLTPREQELLPLLAQGLLNKQAAGILGITEYTVQVHRGHIMKKMQADSFATLVKQAGKLRLETPPAAASEA from the coding sequence ATGCAATCCGCAGACGAAGCGGTCTACGTAGTGGACGACGATGCGCGAGTGCGCGAAGCACTCTCGGCGCTGCTGCGCGCCAACGGAAAAAGCGTGCGCGCGTTCAGTTCGGGCAAGGCGTTCTTGGACGCGCCGCTTGGCGATGCGGTAGCGTGCGCCATTCTCGATATGAGGATGCCGGGCATGAGCGGCCTGGAGGTTCAGAAGCTGGTCGCGTGCGACTCGCACATCCCCGTTATTTTCGTCACGGGACGCGGCGACATCCCATCGACCGTGCTGGCGATGAAGGGCGGCGCTGTCGACTTCCTCACCAAGCCGATCGACGAGGATGTGCTGATGCGCGCCGTCGACGCCGCGCTTGCCAAGGCGTGTGTGCTTCGGCGAGAAGCGGCGGATGCGGCGGCGCTCGAGGCGCGCTATCAAACGTTGACGCCTCGCGAGCAGGAGCTCCTGCCGCTGCTCGCGCAGGGTCTGCTCAACAAGCAGGCCGCGGGGATTCTTGGCATTACCGAATATACCGTCCAGGTGCATCGCGGGCACATCATGAAGAAGATGCAGGCGGATTCCTTTGCGACGCTCGTCAAGCAGGCGGGCAAACTGCGGCTCGAGACGCCACCTGCCGCGGCGTCCGAAGCCTGA
- a CDS encoding sensor histidine kinase — MKLTLTQRLSLVFSALLLACCGASAWLQIRSSDLHEKEVVQSLSRGLADHIAHGTTLMDANGLRPDAVRQLFGQLMMVNPSVEVYLLDNQGRIKGDDAPAGHVKRTQVDLAPIRQFIAGDALPILGDDPRSLDGKKVFSAAQLQLNGQQPSGYIYVVLLGEAHDALAARVAASSVLRTTLWSMALVALLGLLAGLMAFGLITRPLRRLTEAMRRFDADGEPDTQPSVPRSAPPGQRDEIAVLEATFAQMAKRIGDQWRALTRQDQQRRELIANISHDLRTPLTSLHGYLETLSLKADTLSETERKRYLAIALAQSVKVGRLAQALFELARLEHGNVQPALEQFSLVDLVQDVFQKFELPAEARRIRLRAGIPPRLPNVCADLGMIERVLTNLLDNAIRHTPGDGQINVDLTHKDGKVSVEVSDTGPGIPAEQREGLFERPFISGGTHRGGGLGLLIVQRMLQLHHSQIRLVEGAGPGTTFCFDLPAIEKPIASGIPL, encoded by the coding sequence GTGAAGCTGACGCTGACCCAGCGGCTCTCGCTCGTTTTCTCCGCGCTGCTGCTGGCGTGCTGCGGTGCGTCGGCGTGGCTGCAGATCCGTTCGAGCGACCTGCACGAAAAGGAAGTCGTGCAAAGCCTGTCGCGAGGCCTCGCCGACCATATCGCGCACGGCACCACCCTGATGGATGCAAACGGCCTGCGGCCCGACGCGGTGCGCCAACTGTTCGGCCAGTTGATGATGGTGAATCCGAGCGTCGAGGTGTACCTGCTCGACAATCAAGGGCGCATCAAGGGCGACGACGCCCCCGCGGGCCACGTCAAGCGCACGCAGGTGGATCTCGCGCCGATCCGGCAATTCATCGCCGGCGATGCGTTGCCGATCCTCGGCGACGACCCGCGCAGCCTCGACGGGAAAAAGGTGTTCAGTGCCGCCCAGCTGCAATTGAACGGCCAGCAGCCATCGGGCTATATCTATGTGGTCCTGCTCGGCGAGGCGCACGACGCGCTCGCCGCACGCGTGGCCGCCAGCTCCGTTTTGCGCACCACGCTGTGGTCGATGGCACTGGTCGCGCTGCTCGGCCTGCTCGCGGGATTGATGGCATTTGGCCTGATCACGCGGCCTCTGCGCCGCTTGACCGAAGCCATGCGCCGCTTCGACGCCGACGGCGAGCCCGACACCCAGCCGTCCGTGCCGCGCTCGGCGCCGCCCGGACAGCGCGACGAAATCGCCGTGCTCGAAGCCACGTTCGCACAGATGGCGAAGCGCATCGGCGACCAGTGGCGTGCGCTGACAAGACAGGACCAGCAGCGGCGCGAGTTGATCGCCAATATTTCGCACGATCTGCGCACGCCGCTCACCTCTTTGCATGGCTACCTCGAGACGCTCTCGCTCAAAGCCGACACGCTCAGCGAAACGGAACGCAAACGCTATCTGGCGATCGCACTGGCGCAAAGCGTCAAGGTCGGGCGACTTGCGCAGGCGCTATTCGAGCTGGCACGGCTCGAACACGGCAACGTGCAACCCGCGCTCGAGCAATTCTCGCTGGTCGATCTCGTGCAGGACGTTTTTCAGAAATTCGAGTTGCCGGCCGAGGCACGACGCATCCGGCTGCGGGCAGGCATTCCCCCTCGCCTGCCGAACGTCTGCGCCGATCTGGGGATGATCGAGCGCGTGCTCACAAACCTGCTCGACAATGCGATTCGACACACCCCCGGCGACGGCCAGATCAACGTCGATCTCACACACAAGGACGGCAAGGTATCGGTCGAGGTCAGCGACACCGGTCCCGGCATTCCAGCGGAGCAGCGCGAAGGCCTGTTCGAGCGCCCGTTCATTTCGGGTGGCACGCATCGCGGCGGCGGACTCGGCCTGCTGATCGTGCAGCGCATGCTGCAATTGCATCACAGCCAGATACGGCTGGTCGAGGGTGCTGGCCCCGGCACGACGTTCTGCTTCGATCTGCCGGCAATCGAGAAGCCGATTGCCTCCGGCATCCCGCTCTGA
- a CDS encoding PAS domain-containing sensor histidine kinase, with the protein MAGASATAGWLDPVAGYLSPVIVVLFTLFLGRSFGRLAAGFASLGIVGATLSAHSLALSASSIVHSAIAIVAVWICAEIVSRRPLQPGSTVRLKDHPFDLPIDQLSRFIWSRTGDGQLEYVSQSILDYSGRTFDELRRLFTLTHPDDVGIPVAAFARAQETGEAQEYQCRYLSAAGSYEWFAAVLHTQRDRHNRPIRVYGMHWNINKQKRQEEQLRRRNQTLETMNELCPGHMWAALPDGSIEYLNSSLRDYIGNADAPPCEAYFAAIHPDDVAAYDAHWNVLKAGGDPGELEIRMRSTDDAYRWFLYHVKAVSDEGGQLLRWVGVGWDIHDRKSAESRLRTKEEAYRRIVDCVPACVCVGNPDGELVYVNKVGVAALGKPIDDIIGERWMAFIHPDDADFARSQWKAHIAARKPVDVTVRMQQHDGVYRWQHLLAEPLLDDNGDVINWYLIGIEIDEAIKAQEALTAREHQLREITETIPGMIWCTDPQGQPTYVNRRTRDYTGVEVSDLVDLGYQKSIHPDDWDDMIRAFTHAIESGEPYSHVTRLRRKDGTYRWHQQTGEPMRDANGNIVQWYGLSLDIDEPKRAEDRLRQTQAKLARATRIATVAELSASIAHELNQPLTSVIANAQACRRWLGASPPNLPEAKASVDSLIRDARSADETMQSIRALFKRQTFQKRERNVKDMVLEAVRLLREDETKRSAEIDFDFPDDLPPVFVDQIQIQQVLINLISNGIEATENTGRPPTIRIAASAQDEQSVVLEVVDNGSGIRETDSIFDPFVTTKTKGMGIGLAVSRSIVEAHEGRISASNNAGFGATFRVVLPVGPYSLPQQAVEAG; encoded by the coding sequence GTGGCCGGCGCATCCGCGACGGCAGGATGGCTCGACCCCGTAGCGGGCTATCTCAGCCCGGTCATCGTCGTTCTCTTCACGCTGTTCCTCGGCCGCAGCTTTGGACGCCTGGCGGCAGGCTTCGCTTCCCTCGGCATCGTCGGTGCGACGCTCAGCGCACATTCCCTTGCTCTGAGCGCGAGTTCGATCGTCCACTCTGCCATCGCCATTGTCGCCGTATGGATTTGCGCCGAAATCGTGTCGCGTCGCCCGCTCCAGCCGGGCTCGACGGTCAGGCTGAAGGACCATCCCTTCGATCTGCCGATCGACCAGTTGAGCCGCTTTATCTGGTCGAGAACCGGTGACGGCCAACTCGAGTACGTCAGTCAATCGATCCTCGACTACAGCGGACGAACGTTCGACGAACTTCGTCGCTTGTTCACCCTCACCCATCCGGACGACGTCGGGATTCCCGTCGCCGCCTTCGCCCGGGCCCAGGAGACCGGGGAAGCACAGGAATACCAATGCCGTTACCTGTCCGCTGCCGGATCGTACGAATGGTTCGCCGCCGTGCTTCATACGCAGCGGGACCGGCACAACCGGCCGATCCGCGTCTACGGCATGCACTGGAACATCAACAAGCAAAAGCGCCAGGAAGAGCAGCTTCGCCGGCGAAACCAGACGCTCGAAACCATGAACGAACTCTGCCCGGGCCACATGTGGGCAGCGCTGCCGGATGGCTCCATCGAATATCTGAATTCCAGCCTGCGCGACTACATCGGCAACGCGGACGCACCGCCGTGCGAAGCCTATTTCGCCGCGATTCATCCGGACGACGTTGCCGCCTATGACGCGCACTGGAACGTGCTCAAAGCCGGAGGAGACCCCGGGGAACTCGAAATCCGGATGCGGAGCACGGATGACGCGTATCGCTGGTTTCTGTACCACGTCAAAGCCGTCAGCGACGAGGGCGGACAGCTACTGCGGTGGGTCGGCGTGGGCTGGGACATCCATGACCGCAAGTCCGCGGAGTCCCGCCTGCGAACGAAGGAAGAAGCCTATCGGCGCATCGTCGACTGTGTTCCGGCGTGTGTCTGTGTCGGCAATCCAGACGGCGAGCTCGTGTATGTCAACAAGGTCGGCGTCGCCGCGTTGGGCAAACCCATTGATGACATCATCGGCGAGCGCTGGATGGCGTTCATCCACCCGGACGATGCAGACTTTGCGCGCAGCCAATGGAAGGCGCACATCGCGGCGCGCAAACCGGTCGATGTCACCGTGCGAATGCAGCAGCACGACGGGGTCTACCGTTGGCAGCACCTGCTGGCCGAACCCCTGCTCGACGACAACGGAGACGTCATCAACTGGTACCTCATCGGCATTGAAATCGACGAGGCCATCAAGGCTCAGGAAGCCTTGACAGCAAGAGAGCATCAGCTTCGTGAAATTACCGAGACCATTCCCGGCATGATCTGGTGCACCGACCCGCAAGGGCAGCCTACCTACGTCAATCGAAGAACGCGCGACTACACCGGCGTCGAAGTATCGGATCTCGTGGACCTCGGCTATCAAAAGTCCATTCATCCAGACGATTGGGACGACATGATTCGGGCCTTCACGCATGCGATCGAGAGCGGCGAGCCGTACAGCCACGTCACCCGGCTGCGTCGAAAGGATGGCACCTATCGTTGGCATCAGCAGACGGGCGAGCCGATGCGAGATGCGAACGGCAACATCGTCCAGTGGTATGGGCTCAGCCTCGATATCGATGAGCCGAAGCGCGCCGAAGACCGGCTTAGACAGACTCAGGCGAAACTTGCCCGTGCCACCCGGATCGCCACCGTTGCGGAGCTGTCCGCCTCCATCGCTCACGAGCTCAATCAGCCGCTGACCTCCGTCATCGCCAATGCCCAGGCTTGCAGGCGTTGGCTCGGAGCGTCTCCGCCGAACTTGCCCGAGGCGAAAGCATCCGTCGACAGCCTGATTCGCGATGCGCGCTCCGCCGACGAAACGATGCAAAGCATCCGTGCGCTATTCAAGCGGCAGACGTTTCAGAAGCGCGAACGGAACGTCAAGGACATGGTGCTCGAAGCCGTGCGTCTGCTGCGGGAAGACGAGACCAAGCGCAGCGCGGAAATCGACTTCGACTTTCCCGATGACCTGCCACCCGTGTTCGTCGATCAGATACAGATCCAGCAGGTGCTGATCAACCTCATCTCCAATGGCATCGAGGCCACGGAGAACACCGGCCGTCCGCCGACAATCCGGATCGCGGCAAGCGCGCAGGACGAGCAGTCCGTCGTGCTTGAAGTCGTCGACAACGGCTCCGGCATCCGCGAAACCGACAGCATCTTCGATCCGTTCGTCACAACCAAAACGAAAGGAATGGGCATCGGTCTCGCGGTATCCCGCTCGATCGTCGAAGCCCATGAGGGCCGGATTAGCGCGTCCAATAATGCCGGTTTCGGGGCGACTTTTCGCGTCGTTCTTCCGGTTGGGCCTTATTCTCTTCCTCAGCAAGCGGTAGAGGCAGGCTAG
- a CDS encoding response regulator transcription factor — translation MDHPKRILIVEDDVDIANVLSLHLRDERYEVVHSADGNEGLRLLEQGGWDALILDLMLPGVDGLEICRRARAMTRYTPIIITSARSSEVHRILGLELGADDYLAKPFSVLELVARVKALLRRVEAMAKDSRIDAGSLRIAGLTIDPLTREASVDGKPIELTPREFDLLYYFAQHPGKVFSRMDLLNAVWGYQHEGYEHTVNTHINRLRTKIEADPAEPERILTVWGRGYKLAAPGDSPARAGTPQEAP, via the coding sequence ATGGACCACCCCAAGCGCATCCTGATCGTCGAAGACGACGTCGACATCGCCAACGTGCTGAGTCTGCATCTGCGCGACGAGCGCTACGAAGTCGTGCACAGCGCCGATGGCAACGAGGGGCTGCGCCTGCTCGAGCAAGGCGGCTGGGACGCGCTGATCCTCGATCTGATGCTGCCCGGCGTCGATGGCCTGGAAATCTGCCGGCGCGCCCGCGCGATGACGCGCTATACGCCGATCATCATCACCAGCGCGCGTTCGAGCGAAGTGCACCGGATACTCGGCCTCGAACTCGGCGCTGACGACTACCTTGCCAAGCCGTTCTCGGTCCTCGAACTGGTGGCTCGCGTCAAGGCGCTGCTGCGACGCGTCGAAGCCATGGCGAAAGACTCGCGAATCGACGCGGGCAGTCTGCGCATCGCCGGCCTGACGATCGATCCGCTGACGCGCGAGGCGAGCGTCGACGGCAAGCCCATCGAACTGACGCCGCGCGAATTCGACCTGCTCTATTACTTCGCGCAGCATCCCGGCAAGGTGTTCTCGCGAATGGACCTGCTCAACGCCGTGTGGGGCTATCAGCACGAGGGCTACGAACACACCGTGAACACCCATATCAACCGGCTGCGCACGAAAATCGAGGCCGACCCGGCCGAGCCCGAGCGCATCCTGACGGTCTGGGGGCGCGGCTACAAGTTGGCCGCGCCGGGCGACTCGCCGGCACGCGCGGGTACCCCTCAGGAGGCGCCGTGA
- the msrA gene encoding peptide-methionine (S)-S-oxide reductase MsrA, with product MHTTSTPKAPRSKHSGFARLAACAAIAASVFAAQRIANSAEAATKIPPPAQDEKVVATHSETAVFAGGCFWGVQGVFEHVRGVKQVAAGYTGGAANTAQYETVSDGKTGHAESVQITYDPTQITYGRLLQIFFSVAHDPTELDYQGPDHGTQYRSAIFPANPEQRSIALSYIAQLEKAHVFEGPIVTRVEDFKGFYPAEAYHQNFLVNHPDYPYIVINDLPKVSELKHMFPDLYRNDPVLLKVSN from the coding sequence ATGCACACGACCTCCACACCCAAGGCTCCCCGGAGCAAGCATTCGGGCTTTGCCAGACTCGCCGCTTGCGCCGCCATTGCGGCGAGCGTCTTCGCCGCGCAGCGCATTGCGAATTCTGCTGAAGCCGCGACTAAGATTCCACCGCCTGCCCAGGACGAAAAAGTCGTCGCGACGCATAGCGAAACGGCCGTGTTCGCAGGCGGCTGCTTCTGGGGTGTCCAGGGCGTATTCGAACACGTGCGGGGTGTGAAGCAGGTCGCCGCGGGCTACACGGGCGGTGCGGCCAACACGGCGCAATACGAAACCGTCAGCGATGGCAAGACGGGACACGCGGAGTCGGTGCAGATCACTTACGACCCGACTCAGATCACCTACGGACGGTTGCTGCAGATTTTCTTCTCGGTGGCGCACGACCCCACCGAGTTGGACTACCAGGGCCCCGATCACGGTACGCAATATCGCTCGGCGATTTTCCCAGCCAATCCCGAGCAGCGCAGTATCGCCCTGTCCTACATCGCGCAACTGGAAAAGGCGCATGTGTTCGAGGGGCCGATCGTCACGCGCGTGGAGGACTTCAAGGGGTTCTATCCGGCGGAAGCCTACCACCAGAATTTTCTCGTCAACCATCCCGACTACCCGTACATCGTGATCAACGATTTGCCGAAGGTGAGCGAACTGAAGCACATGTTTCCCGACCTGTATCGCAACGACCCGGTGCTGCTGAAAGTGAGCAACTAG
- a CDS encoding ureidoglycolate lyase — MPTAPSIPIEPLDATRCEPYGWMLGKPVRTDGDTPSFVSPASDFWREHVFDTGTPGETEILWVAYRNRDRTITSLEMHRLTQQAIVPLTAPVIHLVAASLEDGEPDLNSLRAFEIPVGKGLCMRPNIWHATRVMDRDATCLMLTRPSTTYDLVVHLKTGAPACESAIKTIETRTLDAGNR, encoded by the coding sequence ATGCCGACCGCACCTTCCATTCCGATCGAACCTCTTGATGCGACACGCTGCGAACCTTATGGCTGGATGCTCGGCAAGCCCGTCCGCACCGACGGCGACACGCCATCGTTCGTCAGTCCCGCGTCGGATTTCTGGCGCGAGCATGTGTTCGACACCGGCACGCCGGGCGAAACGGAAATTCTCTGGGTCGCCTACCGGAATCGCGACAGAACCATCACGTCGCTGGAGATGCATCGATTGACGCAGCAGGCCATCGTCCCCTTGACGGCGCCCGTCATCCACCTCGTCGCGGCCTCACTGGAAGATGGCGAGCCGGACTTGAATTCGCTGCGCGCGTTCGAGATTCCAGTCGGCAAAGGTCTTTGCATGCGGCCGAACATCTGGCATGCAACCCGTGTGATGGACAGGGATGCCACTTGCTTGATGCTGACCCGCCCTTCGACGACCTATGACCTGGTGGTGCATCTGAAGACGGGCGCGCCGGCTTGTGAGAGCGCGATCAAGACGATCGAGACGCGCACGCTCGACGCCGGGAATCGCTGA
- a CDS encoding response regulator — translation MIDDDRRVLMSLANLLASGGYLTRLYENAEAFFSADHSGLVCIITDLGMRPIDGLQVLQRSTESPAPVPVIIITGRPSEHSDDYFLQRGAVGFFRKPLDGDALLERLNDVTP, via the coding sequence GTGATCGATGACGACCGGCGCGTGTTGATGTCCCTTGCCAATCTGCTGGCGTCCGGCGGTTACCTGACACGGCTCTACGAAAATGCGGAAGCGTTCTTTTCGGCGGATCACTCGGGCTTGGTCTGCATCATCACCGACCTGGGCATGCGTCCGATAGACGGGCTTCAGGTGCTGCAACGAAGCACCGAATCGCCGGCGCCGGTGCCCGTCATCATCATTACGGGCAGGCCGAGCGAGCATTCGGACGACTACTTTCTTCAGCGAGGCGCCGTTGGTTTTTTTCGGAAGCCGCTTGACGGCGATGCGTTGCTGGAACGTCTCAATGACGTGACTCCATGA
- the msrB gene encoding peptide-methionine (R)-S-oxide reductase MsrB produces MQSRRRFLFSGGAAVAALAAAGRWRPLAAAPAEAGKPAGSFEVVHTDAQWRQLLTPSQYAVLRQEGTERPYSSPLNDEHRAGMFSCAGCRLDLFASRTKFDSHTGWPSFWAPLEHAVATREDSSFGMSRTEVHCRRCGGHLGHVFDDGPRPTGLRYCMNGVAMIFTPAAA; encoded by the coding sequence ATGCAAAGCAGAAGGCGCTTCCTGTTTTCAGGCGGGGCAGCCGTGGCGGCGCTGGCGGCAGCCGGCCGTTGGCGCCCGCTGGCGGCCGCACCGGCGGAGGCCGGCAAGCCGGCCGGCAGTTTCGAAGTCGTGCATACGGACGCGCAATGGCGCCAGTTGCTGACACCGTCACAGTATGCGGTGCTGCGTCAGGAAGGCACGGAGCGACCGTATAGCAGCCCGCTGAACGACGAGCATCGCGCGGGCATGTTCAGTTGCGCCGGTTGCCGGCTCGATCTGTTTGCGTCGCGCACGAAGTTCGACAGCCACACCGGCTGGCCGAGTTTCTGGGCGCCGCTCGAGCATGCCGTGGCGACGCGCGAAGACAGTTCATTCGGCATGTCGCGCACCGAGGTCCACTGCCGGCGCTGTGGCGGCCATCTCGGTCACGTGTTCGACGACGGTCCGCGACCGACGGGGCTGCGCTATTGCATGAACGGCGTGGCGATGATCTTCACGCCCGCCGCCGCCTGA
- a CDS encoding cytochrome c biogenesis protein DipZ — MLLIVLAYLGGALTILSPCILPVLPFVFARADQPFVRSGLPLLAGMSLTFALVATLAAVGGGWVTQANQYGRWLAIALLAVFGLTLLLPRFADHLMRPLVSAGNRLSNFAQGGGQQARAGSSFRSSFRSSFLLGIATGLLWAPCAGPILGLVLTGAALRGASAGTTLLLLAYAAGAATSLALALLIGGRLFTAMKRSLGAGEWIRRGIGAAMLCGVAAIALGFDTGVLARVSTVATGGIEQKLVDKLSPGATPANAAGHDAVMAANPAAATSASVDSGAMMRAAAQVAPADAAPLPVEGVLPPLNGAVQWLNSPPLTAQDLRGKVVLIDFWTYSCINCLRSLPYVKAWAQKYKEQGLVVIGVHAPEFAFERNIDNVKKATRDLGVDYPVAIDNNYAIWRALNNEYWPAHYFVDAQGRIRHHHFGEGDYAESEQVIQQLLAEAGHPSASKVALGITGTSAQGVEAAADNADIRSPETYIGYERAENFASPGREAEDKVHTYSAPTQPAVNDWGLAGAWNVGAEHATLAAASGRIVYRFHARDLHLVLGPGKDGKPVRFRVSVDGAAPGAAHGSDVAADGSGTVTEQRLYQLVRQTGDVADHTFSIEFLDPGVQAYAFTFG, encoded by the coding sequence ATGCTACTGATCGTTCTCGCCTATCTCGGCGGCGCCCTCACGATTCTCAGTCCGTGCATCCTGCCGGTGCTGCCGTTTGTCTTTGCGCGCGCCGATCAGCCGTTCGTGCGCAGCGGGCTGCCGTTGCTCGCGGGCATGTCGCTGACGTTCGCCCTCGTCGCGACGTTGGCTGCGGTGGGCGGCGGCTGGGTCACCCAGGCTAACCAATATGGCCGCTGGCTCGCGATTGCGTTGCTCGCCGTGTTCGGACTGACGCTGTTGCTGCCGCGCTTCGCGGACCATCTGATGCGGCCGCTGGTGAGCGCCGGCAATCGCCTGTCGAACTTCGCCCAGGGCGGCGGTCAGCAGGCTCGCGCAGGTTCGTCGTTTCGTTCATCGTTTCGATCGTCGTTTCTATTAGGCATCGCGACCGGCTTGCTGTGGGCGCCGTGCGCCGGTCCGATTCTCGGCCTGGTCCTGACCGGTGCGGCGCTGCGGGGCGCGAGCGCCGGCACGACGCTGCTGCTGCTGGCCTACGCGGCCGGCGCGGCGACGTCGCTCGCGCTGGCGCTGCTGATTGGCGGGCGGCTGTTCACGGCGATGAAGCGCTCTCTCGGCGCAGGCGAATGGATCCGCCGCGGAATCGGTGCGGCGATGCTGTGCGGCGTGGCGGCAATTGCGCTTGGCTTCGACACGGGCGTGCTGGCGCGTGTATCGACCGTTGCCACCGGCGGCATCGAACAGAAACTGGTGGATAAGCTCTCACCCGGTGCGACGCCGGCCAACGCAGCCGGCCATGATGCCGTGATGGCCGCCAACCCCGCCGCGGCTACAAGCGCCTCAGTCGACTCGGGCGCGATGATGCGCGCTGCCGCGCAGGTCGCCCCGGCAGACGCGGCCCCGTTGCCCGTCGAAGGCGTGTTGCCGCCGCTGAACGGCGCCGTCCAATGGCTGAATTCACCGCCGCTCACGGCGCAGGACCTGCGCGGCAAGGTCGTTCTGATCGACTTCTGGACGTACTCGTGCATCAATTGCCTGCGTTCGCTGCCCTACGTCAAAGCATGGGCGCAGAAATACAAGGAGCAGGGCCTCGTCGTGATCGGCGTGCACGCGCCGGAATTCGCCTTCGAGCGCAATATCGACAACGTGAAGAAGGCCACCCGCGATCTCGGCGTCGACTATCCCGTCGCCATCGACAACAACTACGCGATCTGGCGCGCGCTGAACAACGAGTACTGGCCGGCGCACTATTTCGTCGATGCGCAGGGGCGGATTCGCCATCACCATTTTGGCGAAGGCGACTATGCGGAATCGGAACAGGTGATTCAGCAGTTATTGGCCGAAGCGGGCCATCCGAGCGCGTCGAAGGTCGCGCTCGGCATCACCGGTACGAGCGCGCAAGGCGTGGAGGCAGCGGCCGACAACGCCGATATCCGCTCGCCGGAAACCTATATCGGCTACGAGCGCGCGGAGAACTTCGCGTCGCCCGGCCGTGAGGCTGAGGACAAAGTGCACACCTATTCGGCGCCAACACAGCCCGCCGTCAACGACTGGGGGCTGGCAGGCGCATGGAACGTGGGCGCCGAACACGCCACGCTCGCGGCCGCCTCCGGGCGCATCGTCTATCGCTTTCATGCACGCGATCTGCACCTCGTGCTGGGTCCGGGCAAGGACGGCAAGCCGGTCCGCTTTCGCGTGAGCGTGGATGGCGCGGCGCCCGGCGCCGCTCACGGGTCGGACGTCGCCGCCGACGGCAGCGGCACCGTGACCGAACAGCGTCTTTACCAACTTGTTCGACAAACGGGCGATGTCGCGGATCACACGTTCTCGATCGAGTTTCTGGATCCCGGCGTGCAAGCGTATGCATTCACGTTCGGCTAA